ACACCTTCCTGCGCTTCCTGTCGGGCCTGGATGACGCCAATGAGCGCGCCGAAACCCTGCTGAAGATGATCAAGCTCGAAAAGAAGCGCGACGTGCTGGCCACCAACCTGACCTACGCGGAACAGCGGGCGCTGGAAATCGGCATCACCATCGCGGGCGGCGCCAGCGTGATCCTGCTCGACGAGCCCACGGCCGGCATGAGCCGCAGCGAAACCAGCCGCTTCATCAGCCTCATCAAGGAGGTGACGCAAGGCAAGACCCTGCTCACGGTGGAGCATGACATGGGCGTGGTGTTCGGCCTGGCCGACAAGATCGCCGTGGTGGTCTATGGCGAGGTGATCGCCTTCGACACGCCGGAGGCCGTGCGCGCCAACCAGCGCGTGCAGGAAGCGTATTTGGGTTCGCACGTGGCGGACGCGCAGGCGCAGGGACACTGAACATGCTGGAAATCGACAACCTTCACGCCTACTACGGCAAGAGCCACGTGCTGCACGGCGTGCAATTCGGCGTGGGCGCAGGCGAGATCGTCGCGCTGCTGGGCCGCAACGGTTCGGGCCGCTCGACCACCGCCAAGGCCATCATGGGCATGGTGCAGTGCACGGGCCAGGTGCAGTGGAAGGGC
This Variovorax terrae DNA region includes the following protein-coding sequences:
- a CDS encoding ABC transporter ATP-binding protein, coding for MSGTPNALELRDLRKSFGKTEIIRGVNLKVAPGERVAIIGPNGAGKSTLFNLISGRFAPTSGEVVLHGNRIDGKAPYEINRAGLSRSFQITNIFPKLSVFENLRCGVLWSLGYRYTFLRFLSGLDDANERAETLLKMIKLEKKRDVLATNLTYAEQRALEIGITIAGGASVILLDEPTAGMSRSETSRFISLIKEVTQGKTLLTVEHDMGVVFGLADKIAVVVYGEVIAFDTPEAVRANQRVQEAYLGSHVADAQAQGH